AAAAAGATATGAAGAATCCGGTGATCTCAATTATTATCCCCGTATATAATGCGGAAGAGTACCTGAGACGTTGTTTAGACAGCTTTGTGGCGCAGACTTTCACGGATTGGGAAGTCTGGCTGATTGATGACGGATCGACTGACAGATCAGGAGCGATTTGTGATGAATATGCTGACCGCGATTCGCGTTTTTGTGTGATACACAAGGAGAATGGCGGTGTCGCATCCGCACGTCAGGCGGGGGTGGATAATGCACGGGGTGAATATTCCATCCATGCGGACGCCGATGACTTTGTGGAGCCTGCGATGCTTGCCGACATGCTTTCCTACATTCGTGAAACGGGTGCAGATCTTGTTGTAACCGACTTTTACGGTGAGAATAAGCGAGGTTTCCGATATGTGAGCCGCCAGCGACCTACGGGTAACACTACTTCACAACTTATCGACGATGTTATTCACGGGCGGGTTCACGGTTCGCTTTGTAACAAGCTTATGCGTCATGATTTATATAAAAAATATAATTTACGTTTTTTCAATGGAGTGGACTATTGCGAAGATGTGCTTATTCTCGCCCAATTGGCACGTCACTCCCAGCGCGTGGTCTCTTTGACCCGTGCTTACTACCACTATTGTTATGCTCCGAAGAGCATAACACGAGATATTTCGATAAAGACTTATAATATGCAAAAGGAATACGTAAAAATGCTTGACAAAATAGGGGGGGGTAAAAGCTACCTTGTCCGTCTCGCGGCTCACCGTGCAAAACTTGATGCGCTACGAAACGGCCTGATGACCCGTGATGAATATTACTCATTCTTTCCTTCTTGCAAAGATGTGTGCATAGACACCCCCAACCTTGAATCGTATCTTTTCGGAGTGACAGCACTCGGTGGCCATTACCGCATGGCGGTGGCAATGTTCCGTACGCTTCAATTCTTTCGGAAAATACTATCTTTTATGCTGAGTCCCGTAAAACATTATCTTACAAGTATCTGAGTCTATACAGCCATGTGGCGCAGATAAAACGGAAAGGATGAATCATCCAACTCATTTTTTATTTGCATCACATAGCTATGAACATCTTATTTTTTACAACTTATCAGCTTTCGCCTACCAAGGGAGGTACAGAGCGTATAACACTTTCTTTAGCCAACATACTGCGTAGTCGATATGGATACAAATGTTATTCCGCATATATGGTACCCGACAAGATTGACAAGCTTGAATATCTTGACGGATCATTTTGTCTACCTCGTTGGTATGGCAAGGCTTGGCGGAAGCAATTGCACCGATTTGTAACGAGCCATCAAATTTCGATTATCATCAATCAAGGATCATTCAACATGCAGCCAAGGTTTGCTGACTGCTTGAAAGGGATGGGCATCAGATTTATATTGGTCCATCACTTCGAGCCAGGATGGGGGGAACATTTCATAACGTTCCGCAGCATATTCTTCAAATTGCTTCATTCGCCTAGGTTGTTATCCTCTTGTCGGGCGCTACTTTATCTTATAACATATCCATTATTTAAAATGCATTATAACGCAAGCATATCATGCCAATATCACCGTGGTTATGAAAGCGCGCACCGCATGGTGCTGCTTTCCAGGGGCTTCCGCCAACAGTTTCTCGATTATGCCCGCATAACCGATGGTAGTAAACTGCGCTTCATTCCCAATATGTTGTCCTTCTCTGCGTTCCTGTCTGAGACAGAGATACCCCATAAAGAGAAAATTGTACTTGTGGTTGCCCGTCTGGAGGAAACTCAAAAACGTATTTCCCATATCCTGCGTATTTGGCAACAGATTGAACAAAGTTCGGGAAATAAGGATTGGACGCTTCATATCGTCGGGCACGGTATGGACGAAGCCCGTTATTATCGCTTGGTCCGTCAACTCGGTCTGCAGCGAGTCACGTTTCATGGTCGTCAAAATCCGGAGCCTTACTATCGCAGGGCATCTCTTTTTATGATGACCAGCCGCAGTGAGGGGTGGGGGCTTACCCTCACCGAAAGCCAGCAGATGGGTGTCGTTCCATTGGCATACGACAGTTACAGTTCACTCCGTGACATCATAACAGACGGATATAATGGTTTCATCATTCCGGATACGGATATCAATACATACGCAAGCCGAATGCTTGAATTAATGAACAATGATGAATTACGTCGGAAAATTGCATGTCAAGCCATTGAAAGTGCACATAGATTCGAGCCTGCAACAGTAGCGGATAAGTGGGTGAAAGTGATAGAAGAGTAATATTCCATTTATGAAGATAAAAAATGAGACAAAGAAAACTGAGATAAAAAGAATTATAAAAATTATTATCAGGAAATCAAATTATGGGCGTGAAAACGAAACGTACAAAAGCATAATACTCGTTTTAGGATATAAGGATTTGATAATTAAATATATAAGTAGGGATAATAGGATAGAGTACTATAAAACGAAACGTACAAAAGGTTTAAGTTGGTTTAGTTTTGGTTTAAGACGAAAGCAAAGTGTTTAAGCAGGTGTTTAATGCGGCTTTGCTTCAGGTTTAATTTGCTTTAATCGCATGGGCGGTCAGGTGGCTTTTTAGAGGCTTTCTGACCGCTTCCTTTTGTTTGGCGGCAATGCTTACAAATGGGCAAGAACTGCGTTAAATGGGGCTTTTGCCCGTATGTCTGTTCGTTTCCTAACATGGAGTCGGTATTGGAAAGGTGAGGTTGCAAATGGAACACAAACACTGTTTAATGGGTATTTAACCGCCTGTTAAATGAGCCTTCGGAAATGATAGAATTAAGGTAGTAAATGTTCGTGTAGGTAGGAGGTAAAATGGTACGTTTCGTTTAAAAAATAGGTGTTGGGTATAGTGTTGGGTATAGTGTTGGGTATAGTTATCGGTAGGGGAATACTCCCCCCAAATGGCAAAAATGACTATAAAAAAGCGGCTTTTTCGTGAAAATCTACCCCTTTAATTCCTTTTTGAATATAGGAAAAATAACGGCTATAATCTGTATAAGTAATTGATTATAAGTGCTTAATGCATGATTTACTCTCCAAAAATGAAGAAAATAGCTAATCATCATCCTTTTTGCCCCATTTTAGGGATGTCGGCAGTATGAATGTAGACAGTGTGTTGGTGTACCGAATTAGCCGACATTGGCAATAGTATCGGTGTTCGCATTGGTTGCATTTTTTTCAAAACGCTGTTGCATTTGGGCTATGCGCTCACGTAGCTGCCCGATTTCTTCGGACATAGTACGAATCGTTGCGTCTTTTTCTTGAATTATTGCGAATAATTTATCTTCAATCCCTGTGCTGGGTGAAGCACCGACCACTTTCTCCTCTTCGGGGCGGAAATCAAAAGCATCTCCTCTACCTGTTATAAACCATGTAGTGTTTACTTCCGCAATTGCGCATACTTTTTCCACTACATCAAAGGACGGCTTCCCCTGTCGTTTTCCTACTATATTTTCAACAACAGACGGAGCTACTCCAATTGCACTGGCAAAAGCACTCTTGTTGCCTCCATATAGCGTGCGTATTATCTTTCCGAACCGTTCATTTATACTCATAAGTAATCAAAAAATAGCGCATTTGCGCAAAATAATTCTATTTTTATTTGTTATATGCGCAAATGCGCATTATCTTTGCAACGGATTAAAAAATTAACCAGCGCCCAAATATACGAAAAAAAGGTGATATGGTGAATTTAAGGTGTAAAACATAAACAAGCAACAATGAAAAAGTACATTCATGTGACTAAGGAAGATCGTCATTTTTTGGCACAAGCATTCGGAGTGTCGGACGTTACGGTATGGAAAGCGCTCAAATACGAGCAGGACACTAACACCATTCGGAAAATTCAGTTTCACGCCCTGCAACGTGGTGGTATTCTAATGATTGTTTCCCCCGCAATGGAAACAATGCACGATGTTGACGGCTATATGCGTCAGTATTTCCCCAATGGTGTGATGCTGGAATGCGATAAGAACACGGGGCGTGTGGACATCATCAAGGACGGCAAGCCGGTGAAGAACTACAAAAACGTAATGTTAAACCAGTTTCCTGCCATACAGGCGGAAGCACAAAACCTTTAAGCCATGAGCAAAAACAGGATCAATCGTCAAGGTGGTACTCGAAAACAATCTCAACCCCTTTCTTGTAGGCCAGATTTGAGAATAGAGATTTCATTAGTTCAACCCTTAAATATGCCTGTTCCAGACAGGAATATTGAAAGGATAAAGGCAGCGTCAGGGTGCCTTCTTCATCAAATGAATGTTGTAAATAGTTTGGTTCGGGTGCAAGATCGGACTTTTCCCATACAATCAAGAAAGCCCGAGCCACAACTTGTAGAATGCCTGATATATCAGACAGAAACTCTTCTAAATATTCTCGAACGTTATGTTCTTCCACAGCTGGAGCGGACAAGTGACAGTAAATATTGACTTCCATAAATGTAATTTTAACAACCGCTACAAATATACGCAAATTATGGAATATTACGGTAACACGCTTTGTATAAGCCATGCAGAATTAACGGCAGGCATCATGTCGAAATCTAACCTTAACTACTATGTAAGAGAGGGGAAGATTAAGCAGGTGCAACGTGCCTGTTATGGTACACCCGCGCTGTTTGCCGTTGAAAGCCTGCCATTAAAATACCGCACGGAGGTTTACCGCCGCAACCCCGACTTACAGGAAAAAGCCGACAGCAAGCCTTTTATGGATACAATCACCCCGGACGGACAGGCCATGCGGTTTTATGAGGCCTACGTGCTGCCCGATGGTCGCCATCTCTCCCCCGAGAAGCAGGCGGAATATTCAAACAACTGTGCCATCATGAACGCTTTTCGGCAGTGTATCGAAACCAGCAACAGTCACCGCATGCGTCAGAGCAAACCGCGTGTGAACAAGACGGAGTTCTGGCGCAAGGCCGCGGCAGCCCTGCCTCGCCTGGCTGACCGCTTCCCGCACTCGTTACCCGAAAGCGATCGCCGCCTGCAACGCAAGTTCAACGAGTACCTGCACGAGGGTTATGCGTGCTTCATCAGCAAGAAATTCCAGAATATCAACGCCGCAAAGGTGGATGACGAAGACAAGGAAAGCGTTTTAACGGTCATACTTGCGCACCATAACAACCTTGACGACGTAACAATCGCGGGGTATTATAACCGTGAAGCCCGCAAGAACGGCTGGAAAGAGATCACCCCCTCCGCCGTCGGTGTGTGGCGAAAGAAAAAAGACCTTATAATTTCAGTCGGCCGCCGCGGTCTTACGAATTTCCGCAACGAAAAGAGTATGCAAGTGAAGCGCAGCCGTCCGACCGCTCCGTTCCTGATGTGGACGCTTGACGGTTGGGATGTGGAACTGCTCTATCAAAAGACCAAGACGAACAGCAAGGGACACAACGTTGCCAATTACGACAACCGTCTGACGTTGGAGGTGGTGCTTGACCCGTGTATAAATTACCCGATAGGGTATGCCATCGGCACGCACGAGACCCCCGATTTGATAGCCGAAGCACTGCGCAATGCAGCCAAGCACAGCGAGGAGCTTTTCGGGGTCATGCTTCGGGCAAACCAGATACAATGCGACCACTATGCCATTAAGGCCATGACGCCTGTTTATGGCGTGATGGGCAAATTGCTGACCCCCGCCCGCGTGAAGAACGCCAAGTCAAAGGTAATAGAACCGTATTTCGACTACCTGAATGAAACCTACTGTAACAAGTGGAACAACTGGAGCGGCTACGGCGTGACGACGAACCCGAAACGCCAGCCCAATGCGGAAGCCCTGAACAGGCTTCGGCACAGTTTCCCCGACGAGGCAGGCGTCCGCCGCCAGATAGAGGAAATGATACAGGCTGAACGCGCCTTAAAAATAGCGCAGTTCCGCGCATTGATGGAGAACCTGCCGACGGAACGCCGCCTGCCTTTGAACCGTGAGGCGTATCTGTACAGCTTCGGCGCGGCGACAGGCTTCAAGAACGCCATCGAGGGCAGCGGCCTGCGCCCCACGCTTCTGGGTATGAAGCGCGACTATGACTGTTTTGACATCCGTTTCAGGGAACACACGGGAACACGCTGGACGGTCAAGTACGATCCTGACAACCTGCATGAGGTTCTGGCTGTGAATGAAGACGGCACGCTGCGTTTCATGCTGACAGAAAAATACGTGCAGCCGATGGCACTTGCCGACCGAAAGACGGGTGATGCCGCGGAACTTCAAAAGGTGTTTGATTTTAACGAACGGCTGGAGGGGTACGTTCTGGAGAACCTGAATGCCGCTTATGAAAAGGCCGATACGTACATGCGTGAGGATAATACGTTAAACCGCCTACTGTTATGTGACAGCCGCGGCCAGCATAAACTGCCGAAAGCGCAGAAACGTCTGAAAGCTGTTGATGTGGAGGCGATAGAAGTTAAGACGGTGGAAGTTCCCATTATACCGCAGGGCGCACCCTCGACAGATAAAGACGATTATTCAATTTTCTAAAACGAAATAAGATGCAAAAGGACGAAAAACAACAGATTGCCGCACGTCTTAAAGACTACTGCGCGCAGAAAGGCAGCCAAAACAAGGCGGCCAACAGCATGAACGGCGTAAGCGCGGCCACTGTCAGCAAGGTGCTGGCAGGAGATTGGGACACCATCAGCGAGGAAATGTGGCGCACGATAGCCGCCCAGACGGGACACGAGGCAAAAGCGTGGCGCATTGCTGAAACACGCGCGTACAGCCGCATGGGCTTCCTGCTTGACAATGCCCGCGAGGACAGCCTTGTATTGGCCGTTACGGGTGATGCCGGATGCGGTAAGACGGAAGCCATAAAGAACTACGCCGCCGCGCACCGCCACGTTTACCACCTCTGCTGCTCCGAGTATTGGAACCGCCGCACGTTCATGGGCAAGCTGCTGCAATGTATGGGTGTGGACTTCACGGGCAGCACGGTGTCGGATATGATGGACGACATCATCGACACGCTCAAACGCAAGGAAAATCCGCTTGTGGTGCTTGACGAGGCCGACAAACTTTCGGATCAGGTGCTTTATTTCTTTATCAGCCTTTACAACCAGCTGGAGGGACACTGTGGAATCATCCTTTGCGCCACCAATTTTCTGGAGAAGCGCATTAAAAAAGGGCTGCGCACCAAACGCAAGGGGTACGAGGAAATTTACAGCCGCATGGGACGCAAGTTCGTGGAGTTGCAGGTGGTGAACAGCGAGGATGTAGCCGCCATTTGCGTAGCAAACGGCATTACAGCCACGAACGCCATCAACCGCATAGTGGAGGACTGCGAATGTGATTTGCGTCGTGTAAAACGCGCTATTTGGGCTTTGCAAAAGGAGGATAAATAAATAGCTATGGGACGGGCGATAAGCAATAAAAACGTACTGACGGCAAAATTTGAGGTGGCCGACTTTGACGGGGCATTTCTTGCCAGCTTCGGACGGCCGGAACTGCGTGGCGCATGGATAATCTACGGCGGCAGCGGCTCAGGTAAAACCACCTTTGTGATGCAGGTCTGCAAGTACCTTACCCGCTTTCGTCGCGTGGCATATAACAGTCTGGAGCAGGGTTTAAGCCTGTCATTGCAAAAAGCATGGGAGCGCGTGGGCATGGCGGAAGTCGGCAACCGCATTATACTGCTGAATAAAGAACAGCTGAAAGAATTGCGCACCCGTTTGAAGAAGAAACAAAGCCCTGACGTGATTGTGATTGACAGCGTACATTATTTAAGACGCTTCAATATGGATCAGTACCAGACTTTGCGTGACGAGTTCCCCGGCAAACTGTTTATTTTCATTAGCCATGAAAAGGCAGGCCAGCCCAAAGGCACGATGGCACAGAACATCCGCTATGACAGTGAGATAAAAATACGTGTGGAGGGTTACAAGGCATTCGTCACTACCCGTTACGAGGTTGCCGACCTCGGTGAGGGCGGCGCGGACTTCGTGATATGGGAAGCAGGCGCACAGGAGTATTGGATTGATAAAATGTAAAATGATATGACAGAAAACAAAACGATGGATGAAATCCACAGGGATATTTTGAAGAAGTTCCACACCCTTTGCAGCGTGTTGGGGCTGACTGACGCGGAGAAACGCGCCATTGTGGAAAGCTACGGTGTGGAAAGCAGCCGCGACATGGATACCCACGATTTGATAAACGTGTGCGGTCAGCTTTCGGCACAGGTGAATGAAAAGACGGGCGCGGGTGAAATGGACAAACTGCGCAAGCGTGTAATGGCCGCCATCGGCGGCTATCTGAAAGCCACGGGCAAAGAGAGTAACGCCACGGTGATTAAAGGTATTGCCTGCCGTGCCACGGGACACACGGACTTTAACAAGATACCGCGTGAAAGGTTGCGCAATCTGGTGGCCGCGTTCAACAACAAGGTAAAAGACATACAGGCGGTAAATGACATTGCCGACACCCTGTTTATGCAAACACTGTTAGGTCATGGGAACAAAAGACAGGCAAATGCGTAAGGAGCGCAATCTGCGCTACTGGATGCGGAAGAAAGGCTACCTGTTCAACCGTGAACAACGGGTGGTCATACTTCCGGAGGACAGCAAGAACCGCAGTGCGGTACAGGAAAAACGGCTGCGGACATTGGGATATGATTTTCAGTATAATATGTTTCAAACAAATCAGTAATGAATATAAAGAGATTGATAAACGAAGTCGGAAGTTCGTACATCTCATATAGGCAATATTGCGATAAAGTAGCGATAGAAGCTCAAAAGTATATAGATTGGGACAATGATATAGGTTGTGAATACTTCCCTTCTGATGGCGTTTGTCTTACAACGACAGATGCAGATGTTTGTCCGGCTACTGCTTTCTTTAGAGTAATCGAAGAGAAAGGGAAAGATTTCTCAATCGGAGTTTAAAAGTATCTGTGTATAACTAATAACAAAACAGGCATGAATAAAATAAAGAATCGCTGGCTTGCTCTACGAGCCTATAAAATCAGAGTTAAACAATACCCTTACAATGAGCTATTGATTGATAGAAACAATCTCGCTTTTGTCCGTAGAGAAAATGACGGAAACCGATGTGATTGTTTCGGGCATTGGCGTAACTATTGGAATACGATGCCATTTTAATAAACTAATAACAAATCAGGTATGAGTGTAAAAAGCGACATCATCAAAGTAACACCTCCTGCATTTGTCGGGGGTGGCAATCTGAAAGAAGACATCATCAGCAGCGGTCATTCGTGCGGGTATTGTCACGGTAACGGCTTCTTTTGGAGTGAAGAACTGCGGGAGCGTGTGAAAAAAGACTGCCCCGTGTGTAACGGTAGCGGTAAACTCGATGCCGTGATAACAATCGAGTGGAAACCATCAAATAATCATCAAAAATGAGAAAACCAACTTATCAACAGGTAATTAGAATGATAGTCGCCATGCCTTTTGCGTTGGTCGCCTTTGTTCTGATATTTTCAGGCATTTTGTTAAAAGCGGCGGGATGCTTGTGCGTGCTGGATTTTACAGCAGCCAAACGTGAAATAGAGCAGATGAACAGCATTTAATCCCTTTTTTAATAACTTCAAAATCCGTTTAATATGGAAAATGTAACAATGACAGCGGAAGAACGCCAAGAATTTGAGGCGTACCGCGCGGAGAAACAAAAGAAAGAAGCTTCGGCACAGCGCAAGCGGCAGCGCGAGAACTACGCCGCGATGGTAGATGACGAACTGCGTACCACACTACCCGTCCTCCAAGAGTTGAGCGAACAGATTAAGACGGTCAAGAACACCGTTTTCGGCAACTTCGACGCCATTCTGAGAATGAAGTCGGAGGTTCTGGGACTGACGAAAGACGACCAGCGCAGCCATACGTTTACCTCCGGCGACAGCAAACTGCGTCTTACCCTCGGTGTGAACACCATCGACGGTTACCGTGACACGGTGGAGGACGGCATCTCGATGGTCAAGGAATATATTGAAAGCCTTGCCAAAGATGAAACGAGCAAAGCCCTTGTGAATGCCGTGCTGCGTCTGCTTTCCCGTGACCAAAGCGGGAACATCAAGGCCAGCCGCGTGCTCCAGCTCCGTAAGATGGCCGAGGAAACGGGCAACGAGCGTTTTATCGAGGGCGTGCAAATCATCGAGGAAAGCTACCAGCCCACCGAAACAAAGAAATACATTCGTGCTGAATATAAAAACGAAAAGGGTGCTTGGGTAAATATTCCGCTCGGCATGACCGACGTGGAATAAAAAGCCGCGCCAGCTCCATCTGCTAAAATATAGCGAACCGGCGCAAAGCCTTTGCAAAAGGACATTTGCAAAGGTAATAAAAAGGAAGCAGATGGAGAAACGAA
This genomic window from Bacteroides sp. AN502(2024) contains:
- a CDS encoding AAA family ATPase; the protein is MGFLLDNAREDSLVLAVTGDAGCGKTEAIKNYAAAHRHVYHLCCSEYWNRRTFMGKLLQCMGVDFTGSTVSDMMDDIIDTLKRKENPLVVLDEADKLSDQVLYFFISLYNQLEGHCGIILCATNFLEKRIKKGLRTKRKGYEEIYSRMGRKFVELQVVNSEDVAAICVANGITATNAINRIVEDCECDLRRVKRAIWALQKEDK
- a CDS encoding glycosyltransferase; its protein translation is MHYNASISCQYHRGYESAHRMVLLSRGFRQQFLDYARITDGSKLRFIPNMLSFSAFLSETEIPHKEKIVLVVARLEETQKRISHILRIWQQIEQSSGNKDWTLHIVGHGMDEARYYRLVRQLGLQRVTFHGRQNPEPYYRRASLFMMTSRSEGWGLTLTESQQMGVVPLAYDSYSSLRDIITDGYNGFIIPDTDINTYASRMLELMNNDELRRKIACQAIESAHRFEPATVADKWVKVIEE
- a CDS encoding XRE family transcriptional regulator, whose protein sequence is MSINERFGKIIRTLYGGNKSAFASAIGVAPSVVENIVGKRQGKPSFDVVEKVCAIAEVNTTWFITGRGDAFDFRPEEEKVVGASPSTGIEDKLFAIIQEKDATIRTMSEEIGQLRERIAQMQQRFEKNATNANTDTIANVG
- a CDS encoding DUF3164 family protein, producing the protein MENVTMTAEERQEFEAYRAEKQKKEASAQRKRQRENYAAMVDDELRTTLPVLQELSEQIKTVKNTVFGNFDAILRMKSEVLGLTKDDQRSHTFTSGDSKLRLTLGVNTIDGYRDTVEDGISMVKEYIESLAKDETSKALVNAVLRLLSRDQSGNIKASRVLQLRKMAEETGNERFIEGVQIIEESYQPTETKKYIRAEYKNEKGAWVNIPLGMTDVE
- a CDS encoding glycosyltransferase family 2 protein, yielding MKNPVISIIIPVYNAEEYLRRCLDSFVAQTFTDWEVWLIDDGSTDRSGAICDEYADRDSRFCVIHKENGGVASARQAGVDNARGEYSIHADADDFVEPAMLADMLSYIRETGADLVVTDFYGENKRGFRYVSRQRPTGNTTSQLIDDVIHGRVHGSLCNKLMRHDLYKKYNLRFFNGVDYCEDVLILAQLARHSQRVVSLTRAYYHYCYAPKSITRDISIKTYNMQKEYVKMLDKIGGGKSYLVRLAAHRAKLDALRNGLMTRDEYYSFFPSCKDVCIDTPNLESYLFGVTALGGHYRMAVAMFRTLQFFRKILSFMLSPVKHYLTSI
- a CDS encoding ATP-binding protein, which codes for MGRAISNKNVLTAKFEVADFDGAFLASFGRPELRGAWIIYGGSGSGKTTFVMQVCKYLTRFRRVAYNSLEQGLSLSLQKAWERVGMAEVGNRIILLNKEQLKELRTRLKKKQSPDVIVIDSVHYLRRFNMDQYQTLRDEFPGKLFIFISHEKAGQPKGTMAQNIRYDSEIKIRVEGYKAFVTTRYEVADLGEGGADFVIWEAGAQEYWIDKM